One region of Halohasta litchfieldiae genomic DNA includes:
- a CDS encoding ribosome biogenesis/translation initiation ATPase RLI: MADDSIAVVDLDRCQPDRCNYECANFCPPNRTGKECITVRGEDTEVGDPDQIRISEEICLGETCGICVEKCPFDAIEIINLPQELTEEPTHRYNENAFALYGLPVPEPGKVTGILGPNGIGKSTAVNGLAGEMIPNLGDYDDEPSWDAVLDRYRGSELQQFINRLIDGEIEIARKPQYVDQIPKQFDGKTRELLEATDERGELDYLVDRLSIRPVMDQPIDSISGGELQRVAIAATLARDADFYFLDEITPYLDVGQRMVAARLIRELAEDEEADRSMLVVEHDLAILDLLADSIHVGYGEPGAFGVITPPKSVRKGINEYLEGYLTNENMRIRPEKITFEEHAPRATTKGMPLVEYPDLKKSYGEGEFSLDVDSGTIYEGEVLGIVGPNGIGKSTLAKMFAGSVEPDEGSLDFELDISYKPQYVEIDQPMRVDSFLSSITDKFGTSYWNTEVAQPLQLERIMEQQLTDLSGGERQRVAIAACLSDESDLYVLDEPSAHLDVEQRVQATTAIRRYAENHDATVLVIDHDIYMIDLLADRLMVFDGEPAQHGHAKLPQEMRAGMNDFLADLDITFRRDERTGRPRINKPGSQKDSTQKRQGEYYYAP; the protein is encoded by the coding sequence ATGGCCGATGACAGCATCGCGGTCGTCGACCTCGACCGCTGTCAGCCGGACCGCTGTAACTACGAGTGTGCCAACTTCTGTCCACCGAACCGAACGGGCAAAGAGTGCATCACCGTCCGCGGCGAGGACACTGAAGTCGGCGACCCCGACCAGATCCGCATCTCCGAAGAGATCTGTCTGGGCGAAACCTGTGGGATCTGTGTCGAGAAGTGTCCCTTCGACGCCATCGAGATCATCAACCTCCCGCAGGAACTCACCGAGGAGCCGACCCACCGCTACAATGAAAACGCATTCGCCCTCTATGGGCTGCCGGTTCCCGAACCCGGCAAGGTAACCGGTATTCTGGGACCGAACGGGATCGGGAAGTCGACCGCAGTCAACGGACTCGCGGGTGAAATGATCCCAAACCTCGGCGACTACGACGACGAGCCGAGTTGGGATGCGGTATTGGACCGCTACCGTGGCTCGGAACTCCAGCAGTTCATCAATCGGCTGATCGACGGCGAGATCGAAATCGCCCGTAAGCCGCAGTACGTCGACCAAATTCCCAAACAGTTCGACGGCAAGACTCGGGAACTGCTCGAAGCAACCGACGAGCGAGGCGAGTTGGACTATCTGGTCGACCGGCTCAGCATCCGTCCCGTGATGGACCAGCCCATCGACTCGATTTCGGGTGGCGAACTCCAGCGCGTGGCGATTGCGGCAACCCTCGCACGGGATGCGGATTTCTACTTCCTCGACGAGATCACACCCTACCTCGACGTTGGCCAGCGAATGGTCGCGGCACGGCTCATTCGAGAGTTGGCCGAGGACGAGGAGGCCGACCGCTCGATGCTCGTGGTCGAACACGACCTTGCGATCTTGGACCTCCTTGCGGACTCGATCCACGTCGGCTACGGTGAGCCCGGCGCGTTCGGTGTGATCACGCCGCCCAAGTCGGTCCGAAAGGGGATCAACGAGTATCTCGAAGGCTACCTTACCAACGAGAATATGCGGATCAGGCCAGAAAAGATCACCTTCGAGGAACACGCCCCACGGGCGACGACGAAGGGAATGCCCCTTGTCGAGTACCCCGACCTGAAGAAATCCTATGGTGAGGGCGAGTTCTCGCTCGACGTCGACAGTGGGACGATCTACGAGGGCGAAGTCCTCGGGATCGTCGGCCCGAACGGAATCGGGAAGTCGACGCTCGCAAAGATGTTTGCTGGCTCGGTCGAACCCGACGAGGGAAGTCTCGATTTCGAACTCGATATTTCGTACAAACCGCAGTACGTCGAGATCGACCAGCCAATGCGCGTCGACAGCTTCCTCTCGTCGATCACCGACAAGTTCGGGACCTCCTACTGGAACACCGAAGTCGCCCAGCCGCTCCAGTTGGAGCGGATCATGGAACAACAGCTAACCGATCTCTCGGGTGGCGAACGCCAGCGCGTGGCGATTGCGGCCTGTCTCTCCGACGAGTCGGATCTCTACGTGCTCGACGAGCCCTCGGCACACCTCGACGTCGAACAGCGAGTGCAGGCGACGACCGCGATCCGACGCTACGCCGAAAACCACGACGCGACCGTGCTCGTGATCGACCACGACATCTACATGATCGATCTGCTCGCGGATCGCTTGATGGTCTTCGACGGCGAACCCGCCCAACATGGTCACGCCAAGCTGCCACAGGAGATGCGCGCGGGGATGAACGATTTCCTCGCCGACTTGGATATCACCTTCCGGCGCGACGAGCGAACAGGTCGACCGCGGATCAACAAACCCGGCAGCCAGAAGGACTCGACTCAAAAGCGGCAGGGCGAGTACTACTACGCGCCGTAA
- a CDS encoding helix-turn-helix transcriptional regulator, whose amino-acid sequence MRSVALSVVFIVLLSLGTSPIVATGMVGPSESLSTSSDTSAAEGVPAIETGGATTQLSGEQSTPSTTFTINLQADRSANWVVTVEYQLTNETEREAFREIATEFEDGTATGSPDISLYENIAGISSEQTGRDMEIRSVERSSSLRGDVGTLELSFQWTEFLYEDGERLVFNDTLSTPDGNSWLTSLSENQELRITTPRGYAITSANVGFSDNTVVIAGPHTFDYEDHIQIILEPSFGPSWGLLGAAVVIGMGIIGGALLLRRREVDESPGMDANGGVDTASNEQPATEPEPGEPEPTEDLSLLADDERVLRLLERNGGRMRQADIVSETKWSDAKVSQLLSSMSDDGQITKLRIGRENLISLPGVDALDGSTVEDDDTERR is encoded by the coding sequence ATGCGGTCCGTCGCCCTCTCAGTCGTCTTCATTGTGCTCCTCTCACTGGGCACCAGCCCGATTGTTGCCACGGGTATGGTCGGGCCCAGTGAGAGCCTCAGCACTAGTAGCGACACCTCAGCCGCCGAAGGAGTCCCGGCCATCGAGACCGGCGGGGCGACGACACAGCTGTCGGGCGAGCAGTCGACACCATCGACGACGTTTACGATCAACCTTCAGGCCGACCGGAGTGCCAACTGGGTTGTGACTGTCGAGTACCAACTCACCAATGAAACCGAACGCGAGGCGTTCCGAGAGATCGCCACCGAGTTCGAAGACGGTACCGCCACCGGCAGCCCGGATATTTCACTCTACGAGAATATCGCTGGCATCTCCAGCGAACAAACCGGGCGGGATATGGAGATTCGGTCGGTCGAGCGCTCCAGTAGCCTCCGTGGGGATGTCGGCACGCTCGAACTCTCCTTCCAGTGGACCGAGTTCCTCTATGAAGATGGCGAGAGGCTTGTTTTCAATGACACGCTCAGCACACCCGATGGCAACTCGTGGCTCACCTCGTTGAGTGAGAACCAAGAGCTTCGCATCACGACGCCCCGAGGGTATGCGATCACGAGTGCGAACGTCGGTTTTTCGGACAACACGGTCGTCATTGCCGGTCCCCATACGTTTGATTACGAGGATCACATTCAGATCATCTTAGAGCCGTCGTTTGGCCCATCGTGGGGGCTGCTCGGGGCTGCAGTCGTTATCGGCATGGGAATCATCGGTGGCGCGCTCCTGTTGCGCCGCCGGGAGGTCGACGAGAGCCCCGGGATGGATGCAAACGGCGGCGTCGACACCGCCTCCAACGAGCAACCGGCCACCGAGCCGGAGCCGGGCGAGCCAGAACCCACCGAAGACCTCTCGCTGCTGGCCGACGACGAGCGCGTGCTGAGGCTGCTCGAACGCAACGGCGGCCGAATGCGGCAGGCCGACATCGTCTCGGAGACCAAATGGTCGGATGCCAAAGTCTCACAACTGCTGTCGTCGATGTCTGACGACGGCCAGATCACGAAGCTCCGCATTGGCCGCGAGAACCTCATCTCGTTGCCGGGCGTCGACGCCCTCGATGGCTCAACCGTCGAGGACGACGACACCGAGCGGCGCTGA
- a CDS encoding EMC6-like membrane protein, producing the protein MATESASGFSDHMRGVTVTTIACLAGILAAVASAVVVGTTPEAAGNIQAVLIMGIAIFVQFPILKLIGVDISEFGIKDNLFVSFITFCLWFITYAVLLSEAVTF; encoded by the coding sequence ATGGCTACAGAATCGGCATCCGGTTTCTCCGACCACATGCGCGGAGTGACCGTCACGACGATTGCCTGTCTTGCGGGGATTCTCGCAGCAGTGGCCTCGGCGGTCGTCGTCGGCACGACACCCGAGGCGGCGGGCAACATTCAAGCGGTCCTCATCATGGGCATCGCGATCTTCGTTCAGTTCCCGATCCTCAAACTGATCGGCGTCGACATCAGCGAGTTCGGCATCAAGGACAACCTGTTTGTCTCCTTTATCACGTTCTGTCTCTGGTTCATCACGTACGCCGTCCTGCTGAGTGAGGCGGTGACGTTCTAA
- a CDS encoding tRNA(Ile)(2)-agmatinylcytidine synthase — translation MTVIGLDDTDSRSEGMCTTYLATRLAEAIEATGGTVQRRLLVRLNPAVKHKTRGNAALALHTDLDAETAFELACDQLESLAIDVDSRTSPGVVVATGSPEAVPDSVSNHARRAIRHRISLDDAIAVSDDAGYHHRGWAGVGCDVQGRGRIGALAAVGAWQAFDEWTYETISYREFDRCGTPREVDTEAVFAAAESGYPTVWDTVDRGTGETVCVPNAPGPILYGIRGDEPAAVREVAADIAAADGTERVDRTATFLTNQGTDSHLADGAISSLREGAGYRVDGVVDSEPETRQGGHVFFRLADTDQAEPATVDCVAFEPTKRFRDYVRNLRVGDRLTVCGEYSDGTIKLEKIAVRTLNRTEQVTPECPDCGRRMKSAGRNQGYRCRDCGTSAPGKVAREVDRDLDLGWYEVPPAARRHIATPLVRGEFDGPTHPER, via the coding sequence ATGACAGTGATCGGTCTCGACGACACCGACTCCCGGAGCGAGGGGATGTGCACGACCTACCTCGCCACGCGACTTGCGGAGGCAATCGAGGCCACCGGCGGGACTGTTCAGCGTCGACTCCTCGTTCGCCTGAATCCCGCCGTAAAACACAAAACACGCGGGAACGCGGCACTCGCTCTCCATACTGATCTCGATGCCGAGACAGCCTTCGAGTTGGCCTGCGACCAACTCGAATCACTGGCTATCGACGTCGACAGCCGGACCAGCCCCGGCGTCGTCGTTGCCACCGGCAGTCCCGAGGCAGTTCCCGATTCAGTCAGCAACCACGCCCGGCGAGCGATTCGTCACCGAATCTCGCTCGATGACGCGATTGCTGTGAGCGACGATGCAGGCTACCACCATCGCGGCTGGGCGGGCGTTGGCTGTGACGTGCAGGGACGCGGCCGAATCGGCGCGCTGGCGGCGGTCGGTGCGTGGCAGGCGTTCGACGAGTGGACCTACGAGACGATTTCGTACCGTGAGTTCGACCGGTGTGGGACACCCCGTGAAGTCGACACCGAGGCAGTCTTTGCGGCCGCCGAGTCGGGGTATCCGACCGTCTGGGACACTGTCGACCGCGGCACGGGGGAGACAGTCTGTGTTCCGAACGCGCCGGGACCGATTCTGTATGGGATTCGGGGCGACGAGCCGGCGGCCGTCCGGGAGGTTGCCGCCGACATCGCGGCCGCAGACGGTACCGAACGCGTCGACAGAACAGCGACGTTTCTCACGAACCAAGGCACCGACAGCCATCTCGCCGACGGAGCGATTAGCTCGCTCCGCGAGGGCGCAGGCTATCGGGTCGACGGTGTGGTCGACAGCGAGCCGGAGACCCGACAGGGCGGTCATGTGTTCTTTCGGCTGGCCGATACTGATCAAGCGGAGCCAGCAACAGTCGACTGCGTGGCCTTCGAGCCGACAAAGCGATTCCGCGATTACGTCAGAAACCTGCGTGTCGGCGACCGACTGACCGTCTGTGGAGAGTACAGCGACGGGACGATCAAACTCGAAAAGATCGCTGTTCGAACGCTCAATCGCACCGAGCAGGTCACCCCGGAGTGTCCCGACTGCGGGCGGCGCATGAAATCAGCGGGCCGCAATCAGGGCTACCGGTGTCGGGACTGTGGTACCTCGGCTCCGGGCAAAGTAGCCCGCGAGGTCGACCGTGATCTCGATCTGGGCTGGTACGAGGTGCCGCCAGCGGCGCGTCGACATATCGCCACACCGCTGGTTCGCGGTGAGTTCGACGGGCCGACTCATCCGGAACGATAG
- a CDS encoding MarR family transcriptional regulator: MAGTDQESLDDLPPSAKLVFKVLEYNGTLTQKGIVEESMLSARTVRYALERLETIGVVDEDVYFADARQNIYELTPEADNALENSELPNAD; the protein is encoded by the coding sequence ATGGCAGGAACAGACCAAGAGAGCCTCGACGATCTGCCACCGAGCGCCAAACTGGTTTTCAAGGTACTCGAATACAACGGGACGCTCACACAGAAGGGGATCGTCGAGGAGTCGATGCTCTCGGCTCGGACGGTGCGCTATGCACTCGAACGCCTCGAAACAATCGGCGTGGTCGACGAGGATGTCTACTTTGCGGACGCACGACAGAACATCTACGAACTCACTCCGGAAGCCGACAACGCACTCGAAAACAGCGAGCTCCCCAACGCCGACTGA
- a CDS encoding succinylglutamate desuccinylase/aspartoacylase family protein, producing MTISLGTASAAPGEFDVGRLDVGETRDGSSVGLPVAVINGAEDGNRLYLQAVSDGDELNGLGVIRRVVPQIDPATLSGSILVVGIVNYFGFQVAEHRNPIDDRKLNRTFPGDPNGSSSERISAAVFDAAKTADFILDLHQGSTSRMIDEARVRCGRRHSLHSECLRLAKVFGCGHVLDQKGPEGQLARIGPDEGVPTIDPELGGSVGFSEESIQRGVEGVFNVLRYYDFLDGEVAISRQTRAKRFDQYGAPAGGIVDYRAELGSRVTSGDTLFEVTDPFGQIKASVTADNNGIFWRSRRLPQVAAGEYVCSVGTNVDSY from the coding sequence ATGACGATCTCGCTCGGCACTGCGAGCGCGGCTCCCGGCGAGTTCGACGTGGGTCGACTCGACGTCGGCGAAACCCGCGACGGAAGCAGCGTCGGACTCCCGGTGGCAGTGATCAATGGTGCCGAAGACGGTAATCGACTGTATCTTCAGGCAGTCAGCGACGGTGACGAACTCAACGGACTGGGGGTGATCCGCCGGGTGGTCCCCCAGATCGATCCGGCGACGCTCTCGGGGTCGATCCTCGTCGTTGGCATTGTCAACTACTTCGGCTTTCAGGTGGCCGAACACCGCAACCCGATCGACGACCGCAAACTGAACCGGACGTTCCCCGGCGACCCCAACGGCAGTTCCAGCGAACGTATTTCGGCGGCCGTCTTCGATGCCGCCAAAACGGCCGATTTTATTCTGGATCTCCATCAGGGCTCGACCAGTCGGATGATCGACGAGGCTCGGGTTCGGTGTGGTCGACGCCATTCGCTGCACAGCGAGTGTCTCCGTCTGGCCAAGGTCTTCGGCTGCGGACACGTCCTCGACCAGAAAGGTCCCGAGGGACAACTCGCTCGGATCGGCCCCGATGAGGGAGTGCCGACAATCGATCCCGAACTCGGTGGCTCGGTCGGTTTCAGCGAGGAGAGCATCCAGCGTGGTGTCGAGGGCGTGTTCAACGTTCTGCGCTACTACGACTTTCTGGATGGTGAGGTGGCCATCAGTCGACAGACACGGGCCAAACGCTTCGACCAGTATGGCGCACCCGCCGGAGGGATTGTCGACTACCGGGCCGAACTCGGCTCGCGGGTCACCTCGGGCGATACCCTCTTCGAAGTAACCGATCCCTTCGGCCAGATAAAAGCCAGCGTCACCGCCGACAACAACGGGATCTTCTGGCGCTCGCGCCGCCTCCCGCAGGTCGCAGCCGGCGAGTACGTCTGCTCGGTCGGCACCAACGTCGACAGCTACTGA
- a CDS encoding polyprenyl synthetase family protein — protein sequence MEYLERRVGLVNSRLESVIDATDPDELADQLDGVVLAGGKRVRPAVTLLVCEALGGDPEQAVDFAAGIELVHNASLVIDDIIDRSEVRRGTPSAWSAYGYGPAIIASDGLLGEAFGLFLGNERATRIVAESMVELGEGEATELVDRPTTEDEYMTLARRKTGALFRAAAELGAVAGGADASTVEAFGEYAERVGVAFQIRDDVLDATADGEDLGKPAGQDEVMDRPSLVQVTDLTPEEGDARAREQSELALAALDSADVDDTDAKAYLRDLAEFVVVRER from the coding sequence ATGGAGTATCTGGAGCGTCGGGTCGGACTGGTCAACAGTCGACTCGAATCGGTGATCGACGCAACCGATCCCGACGAGCTGGCCGACCAACTCGACGGCGTCGTGCTCGCGGGTGGCAAACGTGTCCGCCCTGCGGTCACCCTGCTGGTTTGTGAGGCCCTCGGCGGCGACCCCGAACAGGCAGTCGACTTCGCGGCCGGGATCGAACTCGTCCACAACGCCTCGCTGGTGATCGACGACATCATCGACCGCTCGGAGGTCCGCCGCGGCACCCCCAGCGCGTGGTCAGCCTACGGCTACGGCCCCGCGATCATCGCCAGCGACGGCCTGCTCGGCGAAGCCTTCGGCCTCTTTTTGGGCAACGAGCGGGCGACCCGGATCGTCGCCGAATCGATGGTCGAACTCGGCGAGGGCGAAGCGACCGAACTGGTCGACCGACCAACCACCGAAGACGAGTACATGACACTCGCCCGCCGGAAAACCGGCGCGCTGTTCCGTGCGGCCGCCGAACTCGGCGCGGTCGCTGGCGGGGCCGACGCGTCGACGGTCGAAGCCTTCGGCGAGTACGCCGAACGCGTCGGGGTTGCCTTCCAGATCCGTGACGACGTGCTGGATGCCACCGCCGACGGCGAGGACCTCGGCAAGCCAGCCGGACAGGACGAAGTGATGGATCGCCCCTCGCTGGTACAGGTAACCGACCTCACCCCCGAGGAGGGCGACGCTCGTGCCCGCGAGCAGTCCGAACTCGCGCTTGCGGCCCTCGACAGTGCCGACGTAGACGATACCGATGCCAAAGCCTATCTCCGCGACCTCGCGGAGTTCGTCGTCGTCCGCGAGCGGTAG
- a CDS encoding MFS transporter, whose amino-acid sequence MSDREASPLAGYRQFLSLRGDVLVLSVAMFAFSLGFQMTTRFLPRYLEVLGASAFIIGLFGTFGNLISAVYPYPGGVVSDRIGSRYALTVFGLASTLGFGLWFIAPSFGTVTIWGLTIQPWIWVFVGLVLAQAWKSFGLGATYAIVKQSVDPDRLARGFASTETFRRSAFLLGPVVAAGLLTLHPSFELSFRYVLAVAVVFGAVATVVQHFLYNASDDTFGGSFAGVDQIRDDLRTMPSTLRPLLIGDTLVRFANGMVYVFFIIVVTDFLSVGVTTSLPVVGGIDLSPEAFFGVLLGIEMAVALLVMAPAAAMAERVGLKPVVATGFAVYAIFPILLISAPASASVLVVLFAISGLRFAGLPAHKALIVGPAEAGAGGRITGSYYLLRNVIVIPSGAIGGAIYGGLANPFGSGQLLPESPLLAFGLATAIGLVGTGYFLVFGEEFEAYQ is encoded by the coding sequence ATGAGCGACCGTGAGGCCAGTCCACTGGCGGGGTATCGACAGTTTCTCTCACTCAGGGGCGACGTCCTGGTGCTTTCGGTGGCGATGTTCGCCTTCAGCCTCGGCTTCCAGATGACCACGCGATTCCTCCCGCGCTATCTGGAGGTCCTCGGCGCGAGCGCGTTCATCATCGGTCTGTTTGGCACCTTCGGTAACCTGATTAGCGCCGTCTACCCTTATCCCGGCGGCGTCGTCTCGGACCGCATCGGCTCCCGCTATGCGCTCACGGTGTTCGGTCTCGCCTCGACGCTCGGCTTTGGCCTCTGGTTCATCGCTCCTTCGTTCGGCACAGTCACCATTTGGGGACTCACGATCCAGCCGTGGATCTGGGTGTTTGTCGGCTTGGTCCTCGCCCAGGCGTGGAAATCATTCGGGCTGGGAGCGACCTACGCCATCGTCAAACAGAGCGTCGACCCCGACCGGCTGGCCCGAGGGTTCGCCAGCACCGAAACCTTCCGCCGGAGCGCGTTTCTGCTCGGTCCCGTGGTGGCGGCTGGCCTGCTCACGCTCCACCCCTCGTTCGAACTGAGTTTTCGCTACGTGCTGGCGGTCGCAGTTGTCTTCGGTGCGGTCGCAACGGTTGTCCAGCATTTCCTCTACAACGCCAGCGATGACACGTTCGGTGGCTCCTTTGCTGGCGTCGACCAGATCCGCGATGACCTGCGAACCATGCCGTCGACGCTCCGTCCCTTGCTGATCGGTGATACATTGGTGCGGTTCGCCAACGGGATGGTGTACGTCTTTTTCATCATCGTCGTCACCGATTTTCTCAGTGTGGGGGTCACGACCTCGCTGCCGGTCGTCGGGGGCATCGACCTCTCGCCGGAGGCGTTTTTCGGCGTCCTGCTCGGCATCGAGATGGCGGTTGCGCTGCTGGTGATGGCCCCCGCGGCGGCGATGGCCGAGCGAGTCGGACTGAAACCGGTTGTCGCGACTGGCTTCGCGGTGTATGCGATCTTTCCGATCCTGCTTATTAGTGCCCCAGCCAGCGCGAGCGTTCTGGTGGTGCTGTTTGCGATCTCCGGCCTCCGATTTGCGGGCCTTCCGGCTCACAAGGCACTCATCGTCGGTCCGGCGGAGGCCGGTGCTGGCGGCCGGATCACTGGTTCCTACTACCTGCTCCGAAACGTGATCGTGATTCCCAGCGGGGCCATCGGCGGGGCGATCTACGGTGGACTCGCGAACCCATTCGGCAGTGGACAGCTGCTCCCGGAGAGCCCACTGCTGGCGTTTGGACTTGCGACCGCTATCGGACTGGTAGGCACTGGCTACTTCCTCGTCTTCGGGGAGGAGTTCGAGGCTTACCAATAA
- a CDS encoding phosphoribosyltransferase family protein — protein MNRSEKAALQLQAVAVLRMLKETRTYEELSAVTGLPAGDLNRYVNGHVLPGTERAREVVDGIGRKALADELKARVSFDDEGYVDNSSVVFDQSFLDLVAPVAANSFGFQRPDVVLTAATDGITIGAAMASYFDAKLAYAKKSKETAVEEFIESRQRLASGIELTYYLPACALSAGESVLIVDDLIRSGETQELLLDIARQAEAPVAGVFALIAVGDQGMSRARELTDAPVGALSTFD, from the coding sequence ATGAACAGATCAGAGAAGGCCGCCCTCCAACTGCAGGCCGTGGCGGTCCTCCGGATGCTCAAAGAGACCCGGACCTACGAGGAGCTCTCGGCGGTTACGGGGCTTCCGGCGGGCGATCTCAACCGGTATGTCAACGGTCACGTACTTCCCGGCACGGAACGCGCTCGGGAGGTCGTCGACGGGATTGGTCGGAAGGCACTGGCCGACGAACTCAAAGCCAGAGTGAGTTTCGACGACGAGGGGTACGTCGACAACTCCTCGGTCGTCTTCGACCAGTCGTTCCTCGACTTGGTCGCCCCAGTCGCCGCCAACAGCTTCGGCTTCCAGCGACCCGACGTGGTGCTGACGGCGGCCACTGACGGTATTACCATCGGCGCGGCGATGGCCTCCTACTTCGATGCCAAACTGGCCTACGCCAAGAAATCCAAGGAGACCGCCGTCGAGGAGTTCATCGAATCCCGACAGCGGCTCGCCTCCGGCATCGAGTTGACCTACTATCTGCCGGCCTGCGCGCTGTCGGCAGGCGAGTCGGTGCTGATTGTCGACGACCTCATTCGATCCGGCGAGACCCAAGAACTCCTCTTGGATATCGCCCGGCAGGCTGAGGCTCCCGTCGCGGGCGTCTTCGCGCTCATCGCGGTCGGCGATCAAGGGATGTCGCGAGCACGAGAGCTGACCGATGCCCCGGTTGGGGCGCTGTCGACGTTCGACTGA
- a CDS encoding glutathione S-transferase N-terminal domain-containing protein → MSNLILYELPGCPFCAKVTSKLDELGLDYESRNVPSSRSERTEVQEVSGQAGVPVLIDEDNGVDGMPESDDIVAHLEQHYA, encoded by the coding sequence ATGTCAAATCTCATCCTCTACGAACTGCCCGGCTGTCCGTTCTGTGCGAAAGTCACAAGCAAACTCGATGAACTCGGCCTCGACTACGAGTCACGCAACGTCCCGAGTTCGCGAAGCGAGCGCACCGAAGTCCAAGAAGTAAGCGGCCAAGCTGGCGTTCCAGTCCTCATCGACGAAGACAACGGCGTCGACGGGATGCCCGAAAGCGACGACATCGTCGCGCATCTCGAACAACACTACGCTTAA
- a CDS encoding DUF7536 family protein gives MVIQRLRAGVSDESPADQPETLVEALAVKRNVTVGVAVGVGVAAVAYAVRVFELFGPVVTTREYPVLGPEGWFFMLAVVFAVSTTLLVTLVLTGVRAAQLATEN, from the coding sequence ATAGTTATTCAGCGGCTACGGGCAGGTGTGAGCGACGAATCCCCAGCAGACCAGCCGGAGACGTTGGTGGAAGCCCTCGCAGTGAAACGAAACGTGACCGTCGGGGTTGCTGTTGGCGTCGGTGTCGCAGCAGTCGCCTACGCGGTTCGGGTGTTCGAACTGTTCGGGCCAGTAGTCACGACCCGCGAGTATCCAGTGCTCGGTCCCGAAGGCTGGTTTTTCATGTTGGCGGTCGTCTTTGCGGTGTCGACCACACTACTCGTGACACTCGTGTTGACGGGTGTTCGAGCAGCCCAGCTCGCCACAGAAAACTGA
- a CDS encoding transcriptional regulator: MSRTALVGNITAMLEDAGFLVSERCSVRPKSFDLAARRGEDLVLLKILGNIDALTGETGAEMRRLGDYLSATPIVIGLRTRNEDLEPGVVYFRHGVPVFNPDTAYDLFIEEVPPLIYAAPGGLYVSIDGDLLADEREERGWSLGRLATELGVSRRTVSKYEDGMNASIEVAIQLEELFNEPFSNPVSVFEGAEDVRDADPIPEGPAVDPDDEQVLSTLTNAGFDVHPTNRSPFKAISEDSGGRERAVLTGHSPFTPSAEKRARLMSSIGRVTETRSIYFTTDTVKRESVDGTAIVSCEELASIDDPDRIRERAAEPEA, from the coding sequence ATGTCACGGACAGCACTGGTCGGCAACATCACCGCGATGCTGGAGGATGCGGGGTTCCTCGTCAGCGAGCGGTGTTCGGTCCGACCCAAGAGTTTCGACCTTGCGGCCCGCCGCGGCGAGGACCTCGTACTCTTGAAAATCCTCGGCAATATAGACGCCCTGACGGGTGAAACGGGTGCCGAGATGCGGCGGCTGGGCGACTATCTCTCGGCCACTCCAATCGTCATCGGCCTGCGGACCCGCAACGAAGACCTCGAACCTGGCGTCGTTTACTTCCGCCACGGCGTCCCCGTCTTCAACCCCGACACCGCCTACGACCTGTTCATTGAGGAGGTCCCGCCGCTAATCTACGCCGCGCCGGGCGGCCTCTATGTCAGCATTGACGGCGACCTGCTGGCCGACGAGCGCGAAGAGCGAGGATGGAGTCTGGGTCGACTGGCGACCGAACTCGGTGTCTCCCGCCGGACGGTTTCAAAATATGAAGACGGGATGAACGCCTCCATCGAGGTGGCCATTCAGCTCGAAGAGCTGTTCAACGAGCCATTTTCCAACCCCGTCTCGGTGTTCGAGGGGGCCGAAGACGTGCGGGATGCCGACCCGATTCCGGAGGGGCCGGCGGTCGACCCCGACGACGAGCAGGTTTTGTCGACGCTCACCAACGCCGGCTTCGACGTCCACCCGACCAACCGCTCGCCGTTTAAGGCGATCAGCGAGGACAGCGGTGGCCGCGAACGAGCCGTGCTGACCGGTCATTCGCCGTTCACCCCGAGTGCCGAAAAACGCGCGCGGCTGATGAGTTCGATTGGCCGTGTCACTGAGACACGGTCGATCTACTTCACTACTGATACAGTCAAACGAGAGTCGGTCGACGGCACTGCTATCGTCTCCTGTGAAGAGTTGGCGTCGATTGATGATCCGGATCGTATCCGCGAGCGGGCCGCCGAGCCGGAAGCCTAG